One Loxodonta africana isolate mLoxAfr1 chromosome 8, mLoxAfr1.hap2, whole genome shotgun sequence DNA window includes the following coding sequences:
- the AGR3 gene encoding anterior gradient protein 3, which yields MMLHSALALSLLFITVSSNLAIIIKKEKKSPQTLSRGWGDDIIWVQTYEEGLFHAHKSNKPLMVIHHLENCQYSQALKKVFAQNEEIQEMAQNNFIMLNLMHETSDKNLSPDGQYVPRIMFVDPSLTVRADITGRYSNRLYTYEPQDLPLLIENMKKALRLIQSEL from the exons ATGATGCTACACTCTGCTTTAGCCCTCAGTCTCTTATTCATCACAGTTTCTTCCAACCTCGCCATTAtaatcaaaaaggaaaagaaatctcCTCAGACTCTCTCAAGAG GATGGGGAGATGACATCATTTGGGTGCAGACTTATGAAGAAGGTCTCTTTCATGCTCACAAAAG taacaAGCCACTGATGGTTATTCATCACTTGGAGAATTGTCAATACAGCCAAG CACTGAAAAAAGTGTTTGCccaaaatgaagaaatacaagaaatGGCTCAGAATAATTTCATTATGCTGAATCTCATG CATGAGACCAGCGATAAAAACTTATCACCTGATGGGCAGTATGTACCTAGAATCATGTTTGTGG atcctTCTTTAACAGTCAGAGCTGATATAACTGGAAGATATTCTAATCGATTATACACATATGAACCTCAGGATTTACCACTGT TGATagaaaacatgaagaaagcattaAGACTTATTCAGTCGGAGTTATAA